One Nocardia farcinica genomic region harbors:
- a CDS encoding AMP-binding protein, with translation MPELVTRSPELLIDAVDRWAATTPDRIAIRYGDRTWTWSQWRARIARAAGGMRAAGIGPGDRVAFLDKNHPACLEIALAAASLGAAVTIANWRLAGPELGYVLADSGARLLFAGAEFAATAAAAGTGIERIVVVGGEHDEYERFLDTAEAAEPDPAVRPEADALVIYSSGTTGHPKGVVLSQRALVAHTVNAGTGFPFDAGDVNLVAMPLFHVGGICYALFGIRAGVPSIMTREPTPAALLGALAAGATHTFFVPPVIAALLDAGEQATAALGRLKYLGYGAAPMPLPLLRRALDTWPDLAFVQVYGQTEVSGVVTMLSPEDHRGDESLLLSAGRPVPGAEVRVVDPVDLTEIGVGGQGELWFRTDQRMTGYLNRPDATAATVTADGWVRTGDIGRVDDRGFVFVEDRLKDMIITGGENVYGPEVERVLLAHPAVADAAVVGVPDDHWGESVHAVVVAGEPVEAADVIAHCRSHLAGYKCPKTVEFVAELPRNASGKILKRTLREPHWSGRARAI, from the coding sequence TTGCCCGAACTCGTCACCCGCTCCCCCGAACTGCTCATCGATGCCGTCGACCGCTGGGCCGCTACCACGCCGGACCGGATCGCCATCCGCTACGGCGATCGCACCTGGACGTGGTCGCAATGGCGGGCGCGGATCGCCCGGGCGGCCGGCGGCATGCGGGCGGCCGGCATCGGCCCCGGCGACCGGGTGGCGTTCCTGGACAAGAACCATCCCGCCTGCCTCGAGATCGCCCTGGCGGCCGCCTCCCTCGGTGCCGCCGTCACCATCGCCAACTGGCGGCTGGCCGGTCCCGAGCTCGGCTATGTGCTCGCCGACAGCGGCGCCCGCCTGTTGTTCGCCGGCGCCGAGTTCGCCGCCACGGCGGCCGCGGCAGGCACCGGGATCGAACGCATCGTGGTCGTCGGCGGCGAGCACGACGAGTACGAGCGATTCCTGGACACCGCCGAAGCGGCCGAGCCCGATCCGGCGGTCCGCCCCGAGGCCGACGCGCTCGTGATCTACAGCTCCGGCACCACCGGCCACCCCAAGGGCGTCGTGCTCAGCCAGCGGGCGCTGGTGGCACACACGGTCAACGCGGGCACCGGCTTCCCCTTCGACGCGGGAGATGTCAATCTGGTCGCGATGCCGCTGTTCCACGTCGGCGGGATCTGCTACGCGCTGTTCGGCATTCGCGCGGGCGTTCCCTCGATCATGACCCGCGAGCCCACCCCGGCCGCGCTGCTCGGCGCGCTCGCCGCCGGCGCCACGCACACGTTCTTCGTCCCGCCGGTGATCGCGGCCCTGCTCGATGCGGGCGAGCAGGCCACCGCCGCGCTCGGTCGCCTGAAGTACCTCGGCTACGGTGCCGCGCCGATGCCCCTCCCGCTCCTGCGCCGGGCGCTGGACACCTGGCCGGATCTCGCCTTCGTCCAGGTCTACGGCCAGACGGAAGTGTCCGGGGTGGTCACCATGCTGTCCCCCGAGGACCACCGCGGCGACGAGTCGCTGTTGCTGTCGGCCGGACGACCCGTCCCCGGCGCGGAGGTGCGCGTGGTCGATCCGGTGGACCTCACCGAGATCGGCGTCGGCGGGCAGGGGGAACTCTGGTTCCGTACCGACCAGCGGATGACCGGCTACCTGAACCGTCCGGACGCCACCGCCGCGACCGTGACGGCCGACGGCTGGGTGCGCACCGGTGACATCGGCCGGGTGGACGATCGCGGCTTCGTGTTCGTCGAGGACCGGCTCAAGGACATGATCATCACCGGCGGCGAGAACGTCTACGGACCCGAGGTCGAGCGCGTGCTGCTCGCCCATCCCGCCGTCGCCGACGCCGCGGTCGTCGGCGTGCCCGACGACCACTGGGGCGAGTCGGTCCACGCGGTGGTGGTGGCGGGCGAGCCGGTCGAGGCGGCGGACGTCATCGCGCACTGCCGCTCACACCTGGCGGGCTACAAATGCCCGAAGACCGTCGAATTCGTCGCCGAGCTGCCCAGGAACGCCAGCGGCAAGATCCTGAAACGTACCCTGCGCGAACCGCATTGGTCCGGGCGCGCCCGAGCCATCTGA
- a CDS encoding TetR/AcrR family transcriptional regulator: MARQARGERARAAIIDAAIAILTDAGYSALTTRAVQAACGLSRGSLLFQFPTREDLLAAVIDELVGRRATRAQRIIDEFAARPPADRLVAAIAAVRELFSGPDFLAEMELWSAARTNPALHTSLVPLVEKIGARLREQLTELFGPEIAAHPHYPQVAMLTVELARGLAFSAPIRRGHGDRSVLEFWQAAAATMLGRSAPAESAASGPPQHQLLI; this comes from the coding sequence ATGGCGCGGCAGGCACGCGGGGAGCGGGCGCGGGCCGCGATCATCGACGCGGCCATCGCGATCCTCACCGATGCCGGCTATTCCGCGCTCACCACTCGTGCCGTGCAGGCCGCCTGCGGGCTGTCCAGGGGATCGCTGTTGTTCCAGTTCCCGACCCGGGAGGACCTGCTCGCGGCGGTCATCGACGAACTCGTCGGCCGCCGCGCGACCCGCGCGCAACGCATCATCGACGAATTCGCCGCCCGCCCACCCGCCGACCGGCTCGTCGCCGCCATCGCCGCGGTGCGCGAATTGTTCTCCGGCCCGGACTTTCTCGCCGAAATGGAGCTGTGGTCCGCCGCACGGACGAACCCGGCCCTGCACACCAGCCTGGTGCCGCTGGTCGAGAAGATCGGTGCGCGACTGCGCGAGCAGCTCACCGAGCTGTTCGGTCCCGAGATCGCTGCCCACCCGCACTATCCGCAGGTGGCGATGTTGACCGTCGAACTGGCCCGCGGGCTCGCCTTCAGCGCGCCGATCCGGCGCGGACACGGCGATCGGTCGGTGCTGGAATTCTGGCAGGCCGCGGCCGCCACCATGCTCGGGCGGTCGGCGCCCGCCGAATCCGCCGCGAGCGGGCCGCCGCAGCACCAGTTGCTGATCTGA
- a CDS encoding glucose 1-dehydrogenase, whose product MRAITVQPGRAGSVQVEELPDPVAGTDELLVRGVALGVCGTDKEIGAAEYGWAPPGRDRLVLGHESLGRVVQAPPGSGFAEGELVAGVVRRPDPVPCGACAHGEFDMCRNGRYRERGIKELDGFGSELWTVETDYAVRVDPELGHLGVLLEPASVLAKAWEQIERIGGRSWFEPRTVLVTGAGPIGLLAALMGVQRALEVHVLDRVTDGPKPALVRGLGATYHHGDVAGVIAETHPDVVIEATGVSALVVAAMAGTAHYGITCLTGVSTGGRPFEVDTGGLNRSIVLENDVVVGSVNANQRHYRAAADALAAADPAWLAAMITRRVPLERAVEAFGDTGDEVKVVIDLE is encoded by the coding sequence ATGCGGGCCATCACTGTGCAGCCGGGGCGGGCGGGGTCGGTACAGGTCGAGGAACTGCCCGATCCCGTCGCGGGAACGGACGAACTGCTGGTGCGCGGGGTCGCGCTCGGCGTCTGCGGCACCGACAAGGAGATCGGTGCCGCGGAGTACGGGTGGGCGCCGCCGGGGCGGGACCGGCTGGTGCTCGGGCACGAGTCGCTGGGCCGGGTCGTGCAGGCGCCGCCGGGCTCGGGATTCGCCGAGGGCGAGCTGGTGGCCGGTGTGGTGCGCAGGCCCGATCCGGTGCCGTGCGGGGCGTGCGCGCACGGTGAGTTCGACATGTGCCGCAACGGCCGCTACCGCGAACGCGGCATCAAGGAACTCGACGGGTTCGGCAGCGAACTGTGGACGGTCGAGACCGACTACGCGGTGCGCGTCGACCCGGAGCTCGGCCACCTCGGCGTGCTGCTGGAACCGGCCAGCGTGCTGGCCAAGGCGTGGGAGCAGATCGAACGCATCGGCGGACGCAGCTGGTTCGAGCCGCGCACCGTGCTGGTGACCGGCGCGGGGCCGATCGGGCTGCTCGCCGCGCTGATGGGCGTCCAGCGCGCACTCGAGGTGCACGTGCTGGACCGGGTGACCGACGGCCCGAAACCCGCTCTGGTGCGGGGCCTGGGCGCCACCTATCACCACGGCGACGTGGCGGGGGTGATCGCCGAGACGCATCCGGACGTCGTGATCGAGGCGACCGGGGTGAGCGCCCTCGTCGTCGCCGCGATGGCGGGCACCGCGCACTACGGGATCACCTGCCTCACCGGCGTGTCCACCGGTGGGCGGCCGTTCGAGGTGGACACCGGCGGCCTCAACCGGTCCATCGTGCTGGAGAACGACGTGGTGGTCGGATCGGTGAACGCCAACCAGCGCCACTATCGCGCCGCGGCGGACGCGCTGGCGGCCGCCGACCCGGCGTGGCTGGCGGCCATGATCACCCGACGGGTGCCCCTCGAACGCGCGGTCGAGGCGTTCGGCGACACCGGCGACGAGGTGAAGGTCGTCATCGATCTGGAATGA
- a CDS encoding TIGR03086 family metal-binding protein: MTETPTRTVLDDLASTIATVADLVATIGPDHWQAATPCPAWTARDLVNHLVLGTRLCTAALTGTSESAAGTLDPALVDALGADPASAYRSAGEALLAAFGRPGAADRIVHMPFGAVPGTVAAHLRLTEELVHGWDLATALGTRPPFTDAAAERALAFTRATLSEVPADRSPFAPPRPAPATAIPVEQLAALLGRPVR, translated from the coding sequence GTGACCGAGACACCCACCCGCACCGTCCTCGACGATCTGGCGAGCACGATCGCCACCGTCGCCGATCTCGTCGCCACGATCGGCCCCGACCACTGGCAAGCGGCGACACCCTGTCCGGCGTGGACCGCCCGCGACCTGGTGAACCATCTCGTCCTCGGCACTCGGCTCTGCACCGCGGCGCTGACCGGAACATCGGAATCGGCGGCGGGCACACTGGACCCGGCGCTGGTCGACGCACTCGGCGCGGATCCGGCGAGCGCGTACCGGAGCGCGGGCGAGGCCCTGCTCGCCGCCTTCGGGCGGCCCGGCGCGGCGGACCGGATCGTGCACATGCCGTTCGGCGCCGTGCCCGGGACCGTCGCGGCGCACCTGCGGCTGACCGAGGAACTGGTGCACGGCTGGGACCTGGCGACCGCGCTCGGCACCCGGCCACCGTTCACCGATGCCGCGGCAGAGCGGGCGCTCGCGTTCACTCGCGCCACGCTCTCCGAGGTCCCCGCCGACCGCAGCCCGTTCGCGCCGCCGCGGCCCGCGCCGGCCACGGCCATACCGGTGGAGCAACTCGCCGCCCTCCTCGGCCGCCCGGTGCGCTGA
- a CDS encoding RNA polymerase subunit sigma-70 — protein sequence MDPDILERARAGDHDAFRALTDPYRHELQVHCYRMLGSLTDAEDVLQETLLAAWRGLGGFAGRSSLRTWLYRIATNRCLNAMRDNARRRPPEPDPPFDPPEPSRRSTVTWLEPYPDRLLDRVAAPAAGPEARYHARESVELAFVAGLQHLPPRQSAVLLLRDVLGFPADEVAAMLGTSATAVKGALQRAREQLRRHRIDRESVELPDSPRERELTARFAEAFTAGDVAAVIALLTDDAWLTMPPAPHEYHGLPAIGAFLTIFTTWRGARRLHLIETRANTRPALACYLTDTDPHTAHPAGVLVLTVGPTAIHHVAWFLAADLRTHFALPATVPVG from the coding sequence GTGGATCCGGACATTCTCGAGCGCGCGCGAGCCGGCGACCACGACGCCTTCCGCGCCCTCACCGACCCCTACCGGCACGAGCTGCAGGTGCACTGCTACCGGATGCTCGGTTCGCTCACCGACGCCGAGGACGTGCTGCAGGAAACGCTGCTGGCGGCCTGGCGCGGGCTCGGCGGCTTCGCCGGGCGCTCCTCGCTGCGTACCTGGCTCTACCGGATCGCCACCAACCGCTGCCTGAACGCCATGCGCGACAACGCCCGTCGCCGCCCGCCCGAGCCCGACCCGCCGTTCGACCCGCCCGAACCCAGCCGCCGCAGCACGGTCACCTGGTTGGAGCCCTACCCGGACCGCCTGCTCGACCGGGTCGCCGCCCCGGCCGCAGGCCCGGAGGCCCGCTACCACGCACGCGAGTCCGTCGAGCTGGCGTTCGTCGCGGGGCTGCAACACCTACCGCCCCGCCAGTCGGCGGTGCTGCTGCTGCGTGATGTCCTCGGCTTTCCCGCCGACGAGGTCGCGGCCATGCTCGGCACCAGCGCCACCGCGGTGAAGGGCGCGCTGCAACGCGCCCGCGAGCAGCTGCGCCGCCACCGGATCGACCGCGAATCGGTCGAGCTGCCCGACAGCCCGCGGGAACGCGAGCTGACCGCCCGTTTCGCCGAAGCGTTCACCGCGGGCGACGTCGCGGCCGTCATCGCCCTGCTCACCGACGACGCCTGGCTGACCATGCCGCCCGCCCCACACGAATACCACGGCCTGCCCGCCATCGGCGCCTTCCTCACCATCTTCACCACCTGGCGCGGAGCCCGTCGCCTGCACCTGATCGAGACCCGCGCCAACACCCGGCCCGCCCTCGCCTGCTACCTGACCGATACCGACCCGCACACCGCGCACCCCGCGGGCGTGCTCGTGCTCACCGTCGGACCCACCGCCATCCACCACGTGGCCTGGTTCCTCGCCGCCGACCTCCGCACCCACTTCGCCCTGCCCGCCACCGTTCCAGTCGGTTAG
- a CDS encoding RNA polymerase sigma factor, giving the protein MTGATVAEVWRREAPHVLLALLRRHGDLGDCEDAVQEAAAAAAEQWPRDGIPGNPRGWLVRVAARKLIDRVRADRARAEREATVGVARPADADLAPPADETDHSGEDTLRLFLLCCHPSLSRPSQVALTLHAVAGLPTAEIAAAYLVPERTMAQRLSRARRTLRAAGARFELPAAEELPERVAAVLDVCHLMFTAGHTRSTGASVHDPGLAAAALRLTRRLHRAVPDHDEVAGALALMLLTHARAAARTDAAGELVPLADQDRTRWDRTAIAEGVALLERVLPRGHVGPYQIQAAIAAVHAEAPGGDSTDWAQIAVLYGMLDRLAPGPAVTLNRAVAVAMAFGPRHGLELVTPLLTDPAMRRHHRTHAVHAHLLEMNGDLEAARAAYTRAAQLTTSTPEQRYLNARLRKLAATTG; this is encoded by the coding sequence GTGACCGGCGCGACGGTGGCGGAGGTGTGGCGCCGGGAGGCGCCACACGTCCTGCTCGCCCTGCTGCGCAGGCACGGCGATCTCGGCGACTGCGAGGACGCGGTGCAGGAGGCCGCCGCCGCGGCGGCCGAGCAGTGGCCCCGCGACGGCATCCCCGGCAATCCGCGCGGATGGTTGGTGCGGGTGGCCGCGCGGAAACTGATCGACCGGGTGCGGGCCGACCGAGCCCGGGCCGAGCGGGAGGCGACCGTCGGCGTCGCCCGGCCCGCAGACGCCGACCTGGCCCCGCCCGCCGACGAAACCGACCACTCCGGCGAGGACACCCTCCGGTTGTTCCTGCTGTGCTGCCACCCGAGCCTGAGCCGCCCGTCCCAGGTGGCGCTGACCCTGCACGCGGTGGCCGGACTGCCGACCGCCGAGATCGCGGCCGCCTACCTCGTCCCGGAACGCACGATGGCGCAACGGCTTTCGCGAGCCCGTCGCACCCTGCGCGCGGCCGGGGCGCGCTTCGAACTGCCCGCCGCCGAGGAGTTGCCCGAGCGGGTGGCCGCGGTGCTCGACGTGTGCCACCTGATGTTCACCGCCGGGCACACCCGCAGCACGGGCGCGTCGGTCCACGACCCCGGCCTGGCCGCCGCGGCGCTGCGCCTCACCCGGCGCCTGCACCGCGCCGTCCCCGACCACGACGAGGTCGCCGGCGCGCTCGCGCTGATGCTGCTCACCCACGCACGCGCCGCCGCCCGCACCGACGCCGCGGGCGAACTCGTCCCCCTCGCCGACCAGGACCGCACCCGCTGGGACCGGACTGCCATCGCCGAGGGCGTCGCCCTGCTCGAGCGGGTGCTACCGCGCGGCCATGTCGGGCCGTATCAGATCCAGGCGGCCATCGCCGCCGTGCACGCCGAGGCCCCCGGCGGGGACAGCACCGACTGGGCGCAGATCGCCGTGCTCTACGGAATGCTCGACCGGCTCGCGCCAGGACCGGCCGTCACCCTCAACCGCGCGGTCGCCGTCGCGATGGCGTTCGGCCCACGCCACGGGCTCGAACTCGTCACTCCCCTGCTCACCGACCCCGCCATGCGCCGCCACCACCGCACCCACGCCGTGCACGCCCACCTGCTCGAGATGAACGGCGACCTCGAGGCCGCCCGTGCCGCCTACACTCGCGCCGCCCAGCTCACCACCAGCACTCCGGAACAGCGCTACCTCAACGCCCGGCTGCGCAAGCTCGCCGCCACCACCGGATAG
- a CDS encoding YciI family protein produces MKYVILIHSNPQPWGHPTGDYLPEFQALPAAERERITGDFERLLGEMQEKGELVTGEALGAPEAARLYRWESGRPVAADGPYSEAKEHLAGFFLIDVADRARAEEIAAVFAGPGETVELRPVMWPGGDDQ; encoded by the coding sequence ATGAAGTACGTCATTCTGATCCACTCCAACCCGCAGCCGTGGGGGCACCCGACCGGCGACTACCTGCCTGAGTTCCAGGCGTTGCCCGCCGCGGAACGCGAACGCATCACCGGTGATTTCGAGCGGCTGCTCGGCGAGATGCAGGAGAAGGGCGAACTGGTCACCGGGGAGGCGCTGGGCGCGCCCGAGGCGGCGCGGCTGTACCGGTGGGAGTCGGGGCGGCCGGTGGCGGCCGACGGTCCCTACTCGGAGGCCAAGGAACACCTGGCCGGGTTCTTCCTGATCGATGTGGCCGATCGCGCGCGGGCCGAGGAGATCGCCGCGGTGTTCGCCGGGCCCGGCGAGACCGTGGAGCTGCGCCCGGTCATGTGGCCGGGCGGCGACGATCAGTGA
- a CDS encoding NAD(P)-dependent alcohol dehydrogenase: MKALQYRTIGAPPEVVTVPDPEPGPGQVLLKVSAAGVCHSDIAVMSWPESEFPYELPLTLGHEGAGTIAALGDGVRGFAVGDSVAVYGPWGCGTCHPCEGGRENYCVRAGELGIFPPGLGAPGAIAEYMIVDDVRHLESLDGLDPVRTVPLTDAGLTPYHAIKRSLPKLVPGSTAVVIGAGGLGHVAIQLLRALSPARVIALDIGEEKLELARRVGAHKTVTSDEHAADRVKELTGGRGATAVFDFVGVPPTTATAAGCVAMEGDLTIVGIGGGSVPVGFGTTPFEVSVTAPYWGSRGELREVLDLARAGAVEVHVETYSLDDAPEAYERLHKGQINGRAVILPNG; encoded by the coding sequence ATGAAGGCTCTGCAGTATCGGACGATCGGCGCCCCGCCGGAAGTGGTGACGGTGCCCGATCCCGAACCCGGCCCGGGACAGGTGTTGCTGAAGGTGTCGGCGGCGGGGGTGTGTCACTCCGACATCGCGGTGATGTCGTGGCCGGAGAGCGAGTTCCCGTACGAGTTGCCGCTCACCCTCGGCCACGAGGGCGCGGGCACCATCGCCGCGCTCGGCGACGGCGTGCGGGGATTCGCGGTGGGCGATTCGGTGGCGGTCTACGGTCCGTGGGGCTGCGGCACCTGCCACCCGTGCGAAGGCGGCCGGGAGAACTACTGCGTGCGCGCGGGCGAACTCGGCATCTTCCCGCCCGGACTCGGCGCACCGGGCGCCATCGCCGAATACATGATCGTCGACGACGTCCGCCACCTCGAATCGCTGGACGGACTCGACCCGGTGCGCACCGTGCCGCTCACCGACGCCGGGCTCACGCCCTACCACGCCATCAAGCGGTCGCTGCCCAAACTGGTGCCCGGCTCGACGGCCGTGGTGATCGGCGCGGGCGGGCTCGGCCATGTCGCCATCCAGTTGCTGCGCGCGCTCAGCCCGGCGCGGGTGATCGCGCTCGACATCGGCGAGGAGAAGCTGGAACTGGCGCGCCGGGTCGGCGCACACAAGACCGTGACCTCCGACGAGCACGCCGCCGACCGGGTCAAGGAACTGACCGGCGGCCGCGGCGCGACGGCCGTGTTCGATTTCGTCGGCGTGCCGCCCACGACCGCGACCGCCGCGGGCTGCGTGGCGATGGAAGGCGACCTGACGATCGTCGGCATCGGCGGCGGGTCGGTGCCGGTCGGGTTCGGCACCACCCCCTTCGAGGTGTCGGTCACCGCCCCGTACTGGGGCAGCCGGGGCGAATTGCGCGAGGTGCTGGACCTGGCCCGCGCCGGCGCGGTCGAGGTGCACGTGGAGACCTACTCGCTCGACGACGCCCCCGAGGCCTACGAACGCCTGCACAAGGGGCAGATCAACGGCCGCGCGGTGATTCTGCCGAACGGATAG
- a CDS encoding ATP-binding cassette domain-containing protein, which produces MGARPPRPTTGRIDVAGPVGYLQQTLTLDTDATITDLLGIADTLAALRAIESGDADERHFDTIGEDWDLEARAAQALHEIGFAAADLDRRVGQLSGGEAVLVAVTGLRLRRTPVTVLDEPTNNLDRAARSDLAALIDTWPGTLVVVSHDRALLERMDHTAELHAERLELFGGPYSAWRQHLDQRQAAAEQAARTAAQVLKAEQRQRIEAETELARRERTARATQQHGGIPRIVAGNRAGRAQNTAAALRGTQEAKVRAAERARAAAAARVRREERIHLELPDPDVPAGRRIAESGDGATTVVIQGPERVALVGPNGAGKSTALETLLGRRAATAGRVGGTLFTDRVGYLPQRLDNLDERASALENLRTVADSLPPAALRNQLARLLLRGAAVDRPVSTLSGGERFRVSLARLLFADPPAQLLVLDEPTNNLDIASVEQLVAALSGYRGAVLVVSHDEQFLADLGVDTVIALDAGGRIAPDAAPPANR; this is translated from the coding sequence GTGGGGGCGAGGCCACCTCGCCCCACCACCGGCCGCATCGACGTCGCCGGGCCGGTCGGCTACCTGCAGCAGACGCTGACCCTCGACACCGACGCCACGATCACGGACCTGCTCGGCATCGCCGACACGCTCGCGGCACTGCGCGCGATCGAGTCCGGCGACGCGGACGAACGACACTTCGACACGATCGGCGAGGACTGGGATCTCGAAGCGCGCGCGGCCCAGGCGCTGCACGAGATCGGCTTCGCCGCAGCCGATCTCGATCGCCGGGTCGGCCAACTGTCCGGCGGCGAGGCGGTGCTGGTCGCCGTCACCGGGTTGCGCCTGCGCCGGACACCCGTCACCGTCCTCGACGAGCCCACCAACAACCTCGACCGGGCCGCGCGCAGCGACCTGGCCGCGCTGATCGACACCTGGCCCGGCACCCTGGTGGTGGTCAGCCACGATCGCGCGCTGCTCGAGCGCATGGACCACACCGCGGAGCTGCACGCCGAGCGGCTGGAGTTGTTCGGCGGGCCCTATTCGGCGTGGCGGCAGCACCTCGACCAGCGACAGGCCGCCGCCGAGCAAGCCGCGCGCACCGCCGCGCAGGTGCTGAAAGCCGAGCAGCGCCAGCGCATCGAGGCCGAGACCGAACTCGCCCGCCGCGAACGCACGGCCCGGGCGACCCAGCAGCACGGCGGCATCCCCCGGATCGTGGCGGGCAATCGTGCCGGCCGGGCCCAGAACACCGCGGCCGCGCTGCGCGGCACGCAGGAGGCGAAGGTCCGCGCGGCCGAACGTGCCCGCGCGGCCGCCGCCGCCCGGGTGCGCCGGGAGGAACGAATCCACCTGGAGTTGCCCGACCCGGATGTGCCGGCGGGGCGGCGGATCGCGGAGAGCGGTGACGGCGCGACCACCGTCGTGATCCAGGGGCCCGAACGGGTGGCGCTGGTCGGACCCAACGGCGCCGGGAAATCGACGGCGCTGGAGACCCTGCTCGGGCGGCGCGCCGCGACGGCGGGGCGGGTCGGCGGCACCCTGTTCACCGATCGCGTCGGATACCTCCCCCAACGCCTGGACAACCTGGACGAGCGGGCGTCGGCGCTGGAGAACCTGCGGACCGTAGCCGACTCGCTGCCACCGGCCGCCCTGCGCAACCAGCTGGCCCGGCTCCTGCTGCGCGGCGCCGCCGTGGACCGGCCGGTGTCGACATTGTCCGGCGGTGAGCGCTTCCGTGTGTCGCTGGCGCGGCTGCTGTTCGCCGACCCACCCGCCCAGCTGCTCGTCCTGGACGAACCGACGAACAACCTCGACATCGCCAGCGTCGAACAGCTGGTGGCGGCACTGTCGGGGTACCGGGGCGCGGTCCTGGTGGTCAGTCACGACGAGCAATTCCTCGCCGACCTCGGCGTCGACACGGTGATCGCACTCGACGCCGGCGGGCGCATCGCGCCGGACGCCGCCCCACCGGCGAACCGCTGA